A window of Sorex araneus isolate mSorAra2 chromosome 3, mSorAra2.pri, whole genome shotgun sequence genomic DNA:
AAAGAACTGTGTCCCTACATCTCCCTCTGTCAAATTAAGTACTGTTTAAtggttttctctttccattttgtcCAGTTTATTGTCACAGATAacattaaaaagaaggaaaaggtaaGTTAAAAGGAAACTTCCTGAAGTTTGGGTGCCATCCAGAGTTGGGAGACTGCTGAGGCTGGGGTCCCAAGTTCCTTAGATGCACCTAGAAGCTCAGGGCATGCCCAGGCATATCCGCCACTGACATGAAAGTGGGCAGTAGGATAAAGGCTGTCCCCAATATGGAAACAAACCAATCACTTGGTACCCACGAGAAGTGTTCTGAGCAAGACATCATTTGCATAGAACACACCTGCATGGCATGGGTATCGGTGCCACCTCTTCTGTGTAGGAAACTGCTACTCACTAGGGCACTAGACCCTGAAGCTCAGCTGTCTCTTGCATTGGTGTTTCCTGGACCGAGATTTCAATGTCTCAAATAAGAGATATTGTTGTGTAAGATGACCAGGTTTCAGTTTTTCAGCCAGTAACTCCCTGGCATTGAGGGGGAAAGGGGTCTTTTTAGCTATGGCTTCCTGTGCCTTCCTGCACGTTTCtggtagggtaacattggtttgtccttcctccatggccgcagggagcttaggtttactgagtaacacccatcacaatgctcccaggGCACTTCCAGTCCTGTGTTTATCTGTAGCctcatctttgtgctctgcttccccaaccggtcaatcacctttatccgaCTCTGTAAACTTCAGACTCTGTAAACTTGTAAGGTCAGGTCCTTTGAAGAACTCTGAATTTGtacttgtaagtgaaatattgctttttctcttctccttatgtcctttgcatagttacttcagagcaatgtcctttttgtatagacacaggaagacagttaatgctgtgcttttgtaacttgggagttaaatgactccaaataatattcactcccggACAACTGTTTTCttgactcaagcctcagttgcccttagttcctagcaccaccaaagcagggtcccgacgagggaatGGATGAACCCAGGATGCACcttgagctaccctggcatcaaaaagggccaggccaaagcgccataaaaCTGTAAGTTAAGGGCACcattatggacaaattctgtcatgacccaaagtagcaactggattaggaccctgctagggttaggaaagactaatctggcctgagcactgtagcctgagatcTAGAGCGAGATGGCCCTAGGAGAACCaccctataaacttaatgtatctcttactgtgtctatacaaaatgactgaTATTACTAAGAAGCAGAATtaggatgaatgtttaaatggttattgggcgaaggaagggagaaatgcacccctagatggtatttcgcccttaggtgggtcatcttgctggatgagaatttgcCTTCTAGGAGAAGCTTCCTCTGTTGATTAtatgaccacacctgtgtgtaattgctaccccaacccctcatgatttggggaTGTAACTAAGGTTGTAAGAGCGGGCAGAGAGAGGAGGACCAAGGAGAATGAGGATGAGAATTGAGacgagaatggaataaactgcaggtGATCACGAATCAGCCTCgctctcgtttcctccttcatccacccattgCTTTCGGCCGTCCAAGTGGGGGAAGCGGTGCGAGACCAATGCAGGTGGCGAGAGAGCACTGTGGTTTCTGGTTTCTTACTCATTTTCTGAATATACAGTTTCTCTTTGGCAGAGCCCTAGAACATGAAGGAAACCCAAGGAAAATGCCCAGTGGCGTCTTCAGAAGACCTGGCTGGTAAGAGGCTGGGAGGAAAAATCAAGcctgctgacacccaaggatggtagatacaagggccagggggattgccccatagctggaagcctgcttcatgagcagaggggagaaggcagatggaatagagaagggatcacctaagaaaatgatggctggaggaaccagttgggttgggagatgcatgcccaaagtagataatgaaccaaacatgatggcctctcagtgtctttgttggaagacataatgcccaaaagtagagagtatggggaatattgtcctgCCTtaaaggtagggggagggtgggaggggggggtatacctgggatactggtggtggggaatgtgcactggtggaggatgggtgttttgatcattgtgagattgtaacccaaacatgaaagcttgtactagctcatggtgattcaataaaatttaaaaagttttgaagaagaaagaaagaaagaaagaaagaaagaaagaaagaaagaaagaaagaaagaaagaaagaaagaaagaaagaaagaaagaaagaagggagggagggaggggagggagggagggaggaggNNNNNNNNNNNNNNNNNNNNNNNNNNNNNNNNNNNNNNNNNNNNNNNNNNNNNNNNNNNNNNNNNNNNNNNNNNNNNNNNNNNNNNNNNNNNNNNNNNNNNNNNNNNNNNNNNNNNNNNNNNNNNNNNNNNNNNNNNNNNNNNNNNNNNNNNNNNNNNNNNNNNNNNNNNNNNNNNNNNNNNNNNNNNNNNNNNNNNNNNNNNNNNNNNNNNNNNNNNNNNNNNNNNNNNNNNNNNNNNNNNNNNNNNNNNNNNNNNNNNNNNNNNNNNNNNNNNNNNNNNNNNNNNNNNNNNNNNNNNNNNNNNNNNNNNNNNNNNNNNNNNNNNNNNNNNNNNNNNNNNNNNNNNNNNNNNNNNNNNNNNNNNNNNNNNNNNNNNNNNNNNNNNNNNNNNNNNNNNNNNNNNNNNNNNNNNNNNNNNNNNNNNNNNNNNNNNNNNNNNNNNNNNNNNNNNNNNNNNNNNNNNNNNNNNNNNNNNNNNNNNNNNNNNNNNNNNNNNNNNNNNNNNNNNNNNNNNNNNNNNNNNNNNNNNNNNNNNNNNNNNNNNNNNNNNNNNNNNNNNNNNNNNNNNNNNNNNNNNNNNNNNNNNNNNNNNNNNNNNNNNNNNNNNNNNNNNNNNNNNNNNNNNNNNNNNNNNNNNNNNNNNNNNNNNNNNNNNNNNNNNNNNNNNNNNNNNNNNNNNNNNNNNNNNNNNNNNNNNNNNNNNNNNNNNNNNNNNNNNNNNNNNNNNNNNNNNNNNNNNNNNNNNNNNNNNNNNNNNNNNNNNNNNNNNNNNNNNNNNNNNNNNNNNNNNNNNNNNNNNNNNNNNNNNNNNNNNNNNNNNNNNNNNNNNNNNNNNNNNNNNNNNNNNNNNNNNNNNNNNNNNNNNNNNNNNNNNNNNNNNNNNNNNNNNNNNNNNNNNNNNNNNNNNNNNNNGAAGTGGCTGAACCACCTACCCCAGCGGGATGCCTAAGAGGCTGGAGTAAGAGCCTGGAATTTGGAGGTGGTAAGAATacatgagtctcattcccctgaccctgagcgagcctccaatgcggcatcgttgggaaggccgagaagagagaggcttctagaatctcagggataggatgaatggagaggttactgagaatACATGAACAATTTGGGCCCGAAAGCCTATGGGCAGGAGACTCGACAGCCGGCCTCTGGGATGGGTGGCAGGGCTGTGCTCCCAGGACACTGCTACTGCCCTATGATGCCTGAGGCAGCGTCCCCCGGACCAGAGGCAGTGCCTCACCTGGCGGGAGCAGGTAACGTGAGAGCAGGAGTGAGGCCCCCGCACAGGGACTGCGGGCAGATGCGAGTGGGGAGTGGATGGAAGCTGGCCAGAGCCTGGGATGGCCTCTGGACAGTGGGCATGACTGACACCTCCGCGGGCCTGGGACCCTGGCCCTGACCAAGATCGGGGCCCCGAGGAGCTTCTGGGAAAGTGTTTTTCCGGCCCAGCTGGGCCACACCAGAAGACGGCAGCCCATCTCCTTTGCAGTCTCTGCTCAGCCCCAGGCTAGCTCCCAGGGACAGAACTCCCTGGAGAAGTGGACCATCCCCCCTGACCGGAAGCAGAGTGGATCTGCTGAAAATCTGAGTCTCGAGGCAGTCGGACCCAGAGGCTGGGGCTGCAAGGGGTCATGTGAGCGTTGAGGAGCAAAGCTCTGGTCTGGCCATTGGCTCCAACAGACACTCTGAGCTCGGCCAGCCAGGAGGCCACCTCAGGACAACATCAAGGTCAAGCGTTGATGTGAAGGGCAGTAAGCTGAGCTGAGGGGGCAGTATGGACCTCACAGGGCCAGAAAATCAGtgactgggggccagagcaataggatagtgggaagggcactgccttgcacgtggccgacccaggttcattcccgggcatcacatatggtcccctgagcaccgccaaggataattcctgagtgcagagccaggagtaacccctgagcatcgccgggtatgactcagaaagcaaaaaaaaaaaaaaaaaaaaaagagaagaaagaaaaggaaaatcagggGCAGACCTGCATTCTGTCCCACACCAGgaacccttccccccacttcctgctGGCCAGTACGAAACCAAATGCCCCACACCCCGCCGGCGACCGAGGGACACAGCAGACACCAGGGGAGGTTCCAGCATTTCCACTTTATTCTTCTACTGCTTTCAATATATGGGGAGGTGCTGGGGTTGTCACTGGAGACTTTTTAAGGTCCCAGGTGGAAGGTCACCGAGGGGTCACCTTGGTGCTGTGGAAGGGAGTCACTCATCTGAACCCCAGAGCCAGGCCCCAAGAACGGACCCAACAGAGCCCAAAAGAGTGTTGGAGGCGGTGGAGAGTCCTGCAGCCCCtgtgggagaaagggggaggggggtggtggtaaGGCACCCGACAGGGGCTGGGCCAGGTCGCGGCACCCCAGGACAGGACACGTACCCCACCCCGCTGCTTCCCCAGACCCCCCTCTCCGCTCGGCAAGGGGCCTCCAGGACAAACAGGAGGTTCTGGGCAGCTGCCTCGGCTCCAtggggggctgggcccaggggcaggggcgCTGCCCAGAGGTTGGGGTTCCTGGGACGCAGCTGTCCTGGGCACCctgtcccacccccctccccatggaacagggacagggagggaggacaaAGGTCCTGGAACTGGGGGAGAGCACAGGGCTTAGTCCAAACTCGGCTGACCGCCGGCCCCCCGCCACGgccacccccttcctccccctgttCTCGCGCAGACACTCACCCACTGACTGCAGAGTGGCCACCAGGCTGCCGGCGGCCACCCCGCCCCCGTTGGCAACAGCCGCAGTGGACATCATACTGGCCGCCAGGGATGAGGCGGCGATGCCGGCCCCAGTGAAGCCCATGACGCCCAGGACCACGGGCACGGCCCCCACAGCCGCCACTGTGGGGACAGGAGCAGGGTTGGCCCAGGAAAGGCCCCAGAAGGACCACGCCCagcaggggaagggcagggacCCCCAGAAGGGAAAGGGCAGGGACCAGGGGCCTGAGTGGACGTCCGGGACGAAtgggcctgccctgccctctcttgTCCCCTGGCACTGGGGGCGGCTGTGTGGTCTCTGCTGGGGACGGGGCCCCTGCCTCTCcccaagccccgagcacagagggaCAGGGTGAGctgctctgctgggtgggtggggggacttCACCCTCTGTGCCACCCCCAGGCTGTGCCGTCAGAGGGCATCGCGCCAGGCCCAGCAGAGCAGCTGCTGAGCTCCGGCCCCGAGACCACGTGTCACACGTGTCTGAGTGTCGCATTTCTGTGGCTTTCAGCTCACTGGTCTAATCACACCTGCAACGCCTAGGTTGGGGAGGAGCCATTCGGGCTCTAGCGGCTCGGACACATCCTGGACCTTGCAGGAGGGGTCCAGGCTCCACGGGTCAGTGACTAGCCCTGGACCTCAGGGGCTGCACTTGGGGTCCTGTGTCCCAGGGGCGGTAACCTGGGCTCACCCAActgcgccccctgcccgcccgcccgcccacccgcccacGCAGGGTCCAGCGGTCTGACTCAGGGCTGGgacagcccagggcccaggcccagTGGGGACCCATTGCTTGCAGGACTCACCTGCTCCGGCCACACCGGCAGCAATGATACCTGGGGGGGGCGGACAGAGCACAATGTGACCCCGCGCCGGTCCATCCCCCCACCTGCTGCTCACTCAGAAAAGCTCCTTCCTGGAATCCTACATCCTCATCTGGGCTCTGTGACCCCCCCTCCCTCACGGGGACAGGCCTGACCAGGGCCCCTCAACACAGAGTCTCGTCCTCTCATCCGGACCAAGCCCCAATCCACAAGCACTCTGTAAGGGGAACCAATAAAAACTAAGTAaaacagataaaaacaaaacaaccctcccccccgccccccgccccaaaataaggaaatcacatactgcctctctccctccttagCTACCCCAGACTCATCTGGTCCACGGAGCCAACACTGCCCACTCACATCACCACCACCTGGCCATAAGGGTCTCTCCAACCAGACAGCAGGGAGACACGCTCCCCTTCCAGAAGGTTCTTACAAGGCTCTAAAATCTTCCATGTCCCACATTCCCCATCAGCACACAGACCTGAATCTGGCTCCCTCtatcccccatcccccctccccccactccaaattcagctccagccccctggaacaTTCCTCAGGTGCCCAGGGCTTCTCGTCCTGGTCAATCCCCAGGTCAGGGCCTGGAGTCCTGGGGCCCCACTGTTCAGTCCCTATGTGCCCTGGGCCTCCTTCTGACTTGGGGTGTCATAGACATTACGTCAGGGCAGTTTCCTTAATGCTGACACCTTAGAGGGtggagctgtgtgtgtgctggcgggggagggggctgaagaGGGCATCAGGGTCCAGTTACCTGCCATTGTCCTTGGGGTGTCCGCAGAGGCCTCAGTGTGTCCTCCCTGTGGTAGAGAAGAGGGGACCACACAGAGGGTGGCAGCTGTGaggccagagacccagagaccccCACAGAGCGCCCTCCTCGGTGTCCTGAAACCCCCAGAAAGCTGATTGGctgcagtgggggcggggaggaacaGACGGAACCAGACTCAGACCCATCCGGAGGGGCAGCCCCCACCTCCCGAGGGGCGCtgagcccggggagggggagacaCACTTGTTACCCTGTTACGCCTCTGCCCTGGACCCGCCGCTGTGAAACTCCACCAGGATTACCACGCCCCCACATCTTACAGATATGGCCATGAGCCAGGGGGTCCCAAAGACCCCCAGAAAGCTGGACCTCAGACGCTGCCCGCTGGTCTCGGGGGCCTCTGCATCCCCAACccggcttttttctttttttttgctttttgggtcacacccggcaatgctcagggttactcctggctctgcactcaggaattacccctggcggtgctggggggaccctatgggatgctgggaatagaacccgggttggccgcgtgcagggcaaaagccctccccgccgtgctgttgctccagccccaacccggCTTGATTTTTGCAGAGGGAGAGGCCCCCGGGACCGACCCCGGGACGGACCCCGGGAAGCCTGGCTCTGAGGGTCCGCTTAGGCTGCGTCTCCCCCCACTCCGGCCTTCAGACTGGAGGGCAGCTGGCTCTGGTCATCTTCTGGTTCCAGAGCCCCCGCTCCGAGCAGGGACTGGGGTATGGTGGGCGGCGGAGACGGGGTCTTGTTGGGGGGGTCCCATTCCCCCAGAGACCCACTGAGCAAAGGAGCACggggccccctgccccgcccagcacCGCCGCCACCCCTGCAGGGGCTCCCAGGATGGCCAGAGGCGCTTACCCGCGGAAGCTGGTGGTCCTGGCGCGACTGCTCGGCGCCCGGGGATGCAGACGCGCCTACACCTGCTTCTGCGCCGCCGCAGCATCTCAGCCCGcggaagccccgccccgccccgccggcggGAGCCAATCAGGGGGTCTCCGTTCCCGGGGAAATGGAAACTGGACAGTTTCGGTTTCCTCTGCTCTGACCaaaagagtgggggggggggggggggcgggggagagggcggGAGCGTTAGCACTGCGGgcaaagcgtttgccttgcacgggcccacccggattcgaatcccagcatcccatatggtcccctgagcaccgccaggagtaatttctgagcgcagagagaagaggaacccctgtgcatcgccgggtgtgacccaaaaaaaaccaaaaccaaaaacaaaagagccCAGGGCCTAAGGCCTGGCTCCGGGATCGTTTTCTCTGGCCCTGCTGGGGTCTCCGAGCCATGCACCTGTGCTAACGGCCCCTGTGCAAgtgacttgggggtgggggggcatgtcGGAGTGAAGGTGGCACCAGCAGCACCAGGAGGAAAGACACAGTCTTGGCAAGTAAACACTTCCTCCTCTCGGAGATGTGTCCCCAAAGCCCTAGCCAGTGATCTGAGAGGTTC
This region includes:
- the LOC129403451 gene encoding interferon alpha-inducible protein 27-like protein 2; its protein translation is MAGIIAAGVAGAVAAVGAVPVVLGVMGFTGAGIAASSLAASMMSTAAVANGGGVAAGSLVATLQSVGAAGLSTASNTLLGSVGSVLGAWLWGSDE